In one Conger conger chromosome 5, fConCon1.1, whole genome shotgun sequence genomic region, the following are encoded:
- the LOC133128606 gene encoding synaptotagmin-14-like isoform X1 → MAFFRSFQQSLPSVSSILDSVSTAVDDLTSAVGDVTYTVSDQLAEQVTTLMNKVHTEEEESAGREEEASGQTGGCRSSSDRSRDPKPRTKDHNMRSMPSAETSAISDQSPIEGIRGEKYRRKKAQKVEDGTSEAEARGDMLVEEGWSHSSSKEKAQKHRDYSNKGGSSPLGGGRSQKFQEEITTSSTDRVTRKDNLIPNGETINGACQRDSGRESPTPYSKGGKEGTRQLAKANIKERMEEEKSEEKEIAFDTMQTHNKKTGVLEESKSPKSGKEDTKKAARSRKSQKDSSGKNSRICGDGTRKEKSRQDTGEDGDLWESSSESDSEKTKKPAESVCRSQTVHGTDSQCQQSYGWETQQKYSPQSTQYGGYSSEASTEDANCIQRINRSPTLEEQRPPPYQDEQGSPCVPHGPPDARRGKRDPYRRSAPAKRHSHARRTSDGSDDHETKAHHKEQEEDVPSDSTAVLGQEDMSAHGSALLLSKGYEPEPLAKYGTLDVAFDYDSGEQRLAVTVTAATDIPALRRTGNVSWQVHLVLLPTKQQRAKTGVQKGPCPVFTETFKFSCVESETIGSYAVRFRLYSVRRMRKERVMGEKVFYLTKLNLQGKMSVPVTLDPGCTLKQGCGSLRSVSCSEGVSSYRSAGPTTRPEILLGLLYSSTTGRLSVEVIKGSHFRDMAPGKPPTLSDGLFCCLKHFIGGQLYIIPDTYVKLTMMNSMGQEMSKCKTSTCRGQPDPTYKETFAFQVALFQLSEVTLLLSVYTRRGVKRRDRVGWVSLGLNSSGEVETSHWAQMREAEGQQVCRWLTLLDT, encoded by the exons ATGGCGTTCTTCAGGAGCTTCCAGCAGAGCCTGCCATCTGTCTCCTCCATTCTGGACTCCGTCTCCACTGCGGTGGACGACCTCACGAGCGCCGTGGGTGACGTCACCTACACTGTGAGTGACCAGCTGGCGGAGCAGGTGACCACTCTGATGAACAAGGTACatactgaggaggaggagagtgctGGAAGGGAGGAGGAGGCGTCTGGTCAGACAGGAGGGTGCAGGTCCTCGTCGGACCGCTCAAGAGATCCAAAGCCTCGCACCAAAGACCACAATATGAGGTCCATGCCCTCTGCCGAGACCTCCGCTATATCAGACCAAAGCCCCATTGAGGGAATCCGGGGGGAGAAGTACAGGAGGAAGAAAGCTCAAAAGGTAGAAGACGGTACATCTGAGGCAGAAGCCAGAGGCGACATGCTGGTGGAAGAGGGATGGTCACACTCCAGCAGTAAAGAAAAGGCCCAAAAGCACAGAGACTACTCTAATAAAGGTGGCTCATCTCCTTTGGGGGGTGGGAGAAGCCAGAAATTCCAAGAGGAAATTACCACCTCTTCTACAGATAGGGTCACCAGAAAGGACAATCTCATACCAAATGGAGAGACAATCAATGGAGCCTGTCAGAGAGATAGCGGAAGAGAATCCCCCACTCCTTATTCgaaaggaggaaaggaggggacCCGACAACTGGCAAAGGCAAATATAAAAGAAAGAATGGAAGAGGAGAAGAGTGAAGAGAAGGAGATTGCCTTTGACACCATGCAGACACATAACAAGAAGACAGGAGTGTTGGAGGAGTCAAAGTCTCCCAAATCAGGGAAAGAGGACACAAAGAAGGCGGCTCGATCCAGAAAGAGTCAGAAAGATTCCTCCGGAAAAAACTCTAGGATATGTGGCGATGGTACCAGGAAAGAGAAAAGCAGACAGGACACTGGTGAAG ATGGGGACTTGTGGGAGTCCTCCTCCGAAAGTGATAGTGAGAAAACAAAGAAGCCAGCCGAGTCTGTGTGTCGCTCACAAACAGTACATGGGACAGACTCCCAGTGCCAGCAGAGCTATGGCTGGGAGACCCAGCAGAAATACAGCCCCCAGTCTACACAGTATGGCGGCTACAGCAGTGAAGCATCCACTGAGGATG CAAACTGCATCCAGAGGATAAACCGCAGCCCCACGCTGGAGGAGCAGCGGCCACCCCCCTACCAGGACGAGCAGGGTTCACCCTGCGTGCCCCACGGGCCCCCAGACGCACGGCGTGGCAAGAGAGACCCTTATCGCCGGAGCGCTCCCGCCAAACGCCATTCCCACGCCAGGCGCACCAGCGACGGCAGTGACGACCACGAGACCAAGGCCCACcacaaggagcaggaggaggacgtGCCGAGCGACAGCACCGCCGTTCTGGGCCAGGAG GATATGTCAGCTCATGGATCAGCCCTGCTTCTCTCCAAAGGCTACGAGCCAGAACCCCTCGCCAAATATGGCACCCTGGACGTGGCCTTTGACTATGACTCAGGAGAGCAGAGGCTGGCGGTAACAGTGACGGCGGCGACGGACATCCCAGCCCTCAGGCGCACGGGGAACGTGTCCTGGCAGGTACACCTGGTCCTGCTGCCAACAAAACAGCAAAGGGCCAAGACGGGGGTCCAGAAAGGCCCCTGCCCCGTCTTTACAGAGACCTTCAAGTTCAGCTGCGTGGAGTCAGAGACCATCGGCAGCTATGCCGTCCGTTTCCGCCTGTACAGCGTGCGCCGCATGAGGAAAGAGAGGGTGATGGGGGAGAAGGTGTTTTACCTCACCAAACTCAACCTTCAGGGCAAGATGTCTGTGCCTGTAACTCTGGACCCTGGCTGCACACTCAAG CAGGGCTGTGGTTCCCTTCGGAGCGTGTCCTGCAGCGAAGGGGTGTCGTCCTATCGGTCAGCGGGACCGACGACCAGGCCCGAGATCCTCCTCGGGCTCCTCTACAGTTCCACCACAGGCCGGCTTTCCGTGGAGGTTATCAAGGGAAGCCATTTTAGGGACATGGCTCCTGGCAAACCACCCA CCCTGTCTGATGGGCTGTTCTGTTGCCTGAAACACTTCATAGGAGGGCAGCTATACATAATCCCAG ACACATACGTGAAGCTCACCATGATGAACTCAATGGGCCAGGAGATGTCCAAGTGCAAGACGTCCACCTGCCGAGGGCAGCCGGACCCCACGTACAAGGAGACGTTCGCCTTCCAGGTGGCGCTCTTCCAGCTGTCGGAGGTGACACTCCTGCTGTCGGTGTACACCAGGCGGGGGGTGAAGCGCAGAGACAGAGTGGGCTGGGTCTCTCTCGGCCTCAACAGCTCCGGTGAAGTGGAGACCTCGCACTGGGCCCAGATGAGGGAAGCAGAGGGACAGCAGGTGTGTCGGTGGTTAACTCTCTTGGATACCTAG
- the LOC133128607 gene encoding cytosolic 5'-nucleotidase 1A-like, whose amino-acid sequence MSEINTNVDESKANGDKTEEEEWAAAKVAFENLKAKKPLPPKPRFAVTIAVSSRTLFDMVKERKIYEEEGVEKYVAYQQQHEDEPLMPGASFPFVKALMNVNKRLRELYPEGQELFDIVLMTNNPAQIGVRLINSINHYDLTIERFCMTGGNSPIGYLKAYMTNLYLSKDSEKVQEAIEEGIAAATMFTPQKEIQLSDTQLRVAFDGDAVLFSDESEIIVKQHGLDTFFEHEKKYENKPLAQGPLKCFLEALGKLQRKFYAKNERMDCPIRTYLVTARSAASSGARVLKTLRSWGLEIDEALFLAGAPKGPLLQKIHPHIFFDDQMFHIQGAEELGTIAAHVPYGIGQKYHKGKLIEKTPKE is encoded by the exons ATGAGCGAAATAAATACGAACGTTGACGAGAGTAAAGCGAATGGTGAtaaaacagaggaagaggagtgggCTGCAGCTAAAGTCGCCTTTGAAAATTTAAAAGCAAAGAAACCACTGCCA CCCAAACCTCGGTTTGCCGTCACCATCGCAGTGTCATCTCGCACGCTGTTTGACATGGTAAAGGAAAGGAAAATCTACGAGGAGGAGGGTGTGGAAAAGTACGTTGCCTACCAGCAACAGCACGAGGATGAGCCTCTGATGCCAGGCGCCTCTTTTCCTTTTGTGAAG GCTCTAATGAATGTGAACAAACGGTTGAGGGAGCTGTACCCTGAAGGCCAGGAGCTGTTTGACATTGTCCTGATGACTAATAACCCTGCCCAGATCGGGGTGCGCCTCATTAACAGCATCAATCACTACG ATTTAACAATTGAGCGGTTCTGTATGACGGGTGGGAATAGCCCAATTGGATATCTGAAGGCCTACATGACCAACCTCTACCTCTCAAAAGACTCTGAAAAAGTACAGGAAGCAATTGAAGAAG GTATCGCAGCTGCTACAATGTTCACTCCACAAAAGGAGATCCAATTAAGTGACACACAGCTGCGTGTGGCCTTCGATGGTGATGCTGTCCTCTTCTCTGATGAGTCCGAGATCATTGTGAAACAGCATGGGCTAGACACCTTCTTTGAACACGAGAAGAAGTATGAGAACAAGCCCCTAGCACAG GGGCCCCTGAAGTGCTTCCTGGAGGCACTGGGGAAGCTCCAGCGCAAGTTCTACGCCAAGAATGAGCGAATGGACTGCCCCATCCGGACCTACCTGGTGACAGCCAGGAGCGCAGCCAGCTCCGGGGCCCGGGTACTGAAGACCCTACGGAGCTGGGGTTTGGAGATCGATGAGGCACTTTTCCTCGCCGGAGCCCCCAAAGGTCCACTTTTGCAGAAGATCCACCCACACATCTTCTTCGATGATCAGATGTTCCACATTCAGGGGGCCGAGGAGCTGGGAACCATTGCTGCCCATGTGCCTTATGGAATTGGACAAAAGTACCACAAGGGTAAACTTATTGAGAAGACCCCTAAGGAGTAA
- the LOC133128606 gene encoding synaptotagmin-14-like isoform X2 — MAFFRSFQQSLPSVSSILDSVSTAVDDLTSAVGDVTYTVSDQLAEQVTTLMNKVHTEEEESAGREEEASGQTGGCRSSSDRSRDPKPRTKDHNMRSMPSAETSAISDQSPIEGIRGEKYRRKKAQKVEDGTSEAEARGDMLVEEGWSHSSSKEKAQKHRDYSNKGGSSPLGGGRSQKFQEEITTSSTDRVTRKDNLIPNGETINGACQRDSGRESPTPYSKGGKEGTRQLAKANIKERMEEEKSEEKEIAFDTMQTHNKKTGVLEESKSPKSGKEDTKKAARSRKSQKDSSGKNSRICGDGTRKEKSRQDTGEDGDLWESSSESDSEKTKKPAESVCRSQTVHGTDSQCQQSYGWETQQKYSPQSTQYGGYSSEASTEDANCIQRINRSPTLEEQRPPPYQDEQGSPCVPHGPPDARRGKRDPYRRSAPAKRHSHARRTSDGSDDHETKAHHKEQEEDVPSDSTAVLGQEDMSAHGSALLLSKGYEPEPLAKYGTLDVAFDYDSGEQRLAVTVTAATDIPALRRTGNVSWQVHLVLLPTKQQRAKTGVQKGPCPVFTETFKFSCVESETIGSYAVRFRLYSVRRMRKERVMGEKVFYLTKLNLQGKMSVPVTLDPGCTLKGCGSLRSVSCSEGVSSYRSAGPTTRPEILLGLLYSSTTGRLSVEVIKGSHFRDMAPGKPPTLSDGLFCCLKHFIGGQLYIIPDTYVKLTMMNSMGQEMSKCKTSTCRGQPDPTYKETFAFQVALFQLSEVTLLLSVYTRRGVKRRDRVGWVSLGLNSSGEVETSHWAQMREAEGQQVCRWLTLLDT; from the exons ATGGCGTTCTTCAGGAGCTTCCAGCAGAGCCTGCCATCTGTCTCCTCCATTCTGGACTCCGTCTCCACTGCGGTGGACGACCTCACGAGCGCCGTGGGTGACGTCACCTACACTGTGAGTGACCAGCTGGCGGAGCAGGTGACCACTCTGATGAACAAGGTACatactgaggaggaggagagtgctGGAAGGGAGGAGGAGGCGTCTGGTCAGACAGGAGGGTGCAGGTCCTCGTCGGACCGCTCAAGAGATCCAAAGCCTCGCACCAAAGACCACAATATGAGGTCCATGCCCTCTGCCGAGACCTCCGCTATATCAGACCAAAGCCCCATTGAGGGAATCCGGGGGGAGAAGTACAGGAGGAAGAAAGCTCAAAAGGTAGAAGACGGTACATCTGAGGCAGAAGCCAGAGGCGACATGCTGGTGGAAGAGGGATGGTCACACTCCAGCAGTAAAGAAAAGGCCCAAAAGCACAGAGACTACTCTAATAAAGGTGGCTCATCTCCTTTGGGGGGTGGGAGAAGCCAGAAATTCCAAGAGGAAATTACCACCTCTTCTACAGATAGGGTCACCAGAAAGGACAATCTCATACCAAATGGAGAGACAATCAATGGAGCCTGTCAGAGAGATAGCGGAAGAGAATCCCCCACTCCTTATTCgaaaggaggaaaggaggggacCCGACAACTGGCAAAGGCAAATATAAAAGAAAGAATGGAAGAGGAGAAGAGTGAAGAGAAGGAGATTGCCTTTGACACCATGCAGACACATAACAAGAAGACAGGAGTGTTGGAGGAGTCAAAGTCTCCCAAATCAGGGAAAGAGGACACAAAGAAGGCGGCTCGATCCAGAAAGAGTCAGAAAGATTCCTCCGGAAAAAACTCTAGGATATGTGGCGATGGTACCAGGAAAGAGAAAAGCAGACAGGACACTGGTGAAG ATGGGGACTTGTGGGAGTCCTCCTCCGAAAGTGATAGTGAGAAAACAAAGAAGCCAGCCGAGTCTGTGTGTCGCTCACAAACAGTACATGGGACAGACTCCCAGTGCCAGCAGAGCTATGGCTGGGAGACCCAGCAGAAATACAGCCCCCAGTCTACACAGTATGGCGGCTACAGCAGTGAAGCATCCACTGAGGATG CAAACTGCATCCAGAGGATAAACCGCAGCCCCACGCTGGAGGAGCAGCGGCCACCCCCCTACCAGGACGAGCAGGGTTCACCCTGCGTGCCCCACGGGCCCCCAGACGCACGGCGTGGCAAGAGAGACCCTTATCGCCGGAGCGCTCCCGCCAAACGCCATTCCCACGCCAGGCGCACCAGCGACGGCAGTGACGACCACGAGACCAAGGCCCACcacaaggagcaggaggaggacgtGCCGAGCGACAGCACCGCCGTTCTGGGCCAGGAG GATATGTCAGCTCATGGATCAGCCCTGCTTCTCTCCAAAGGCTACGAGCCAGAACCCCTCGCCAAATATGGCACCCTGGACGTGGCCTTTGACTATGACTCAGGAGAGCAGAGGCTGGCGGTAACAGTGACGGCGGCGACGGACATCCCAGCCCTCAGGCGCACGGGGAACGTGTCCTGGCAGGTACACCTGGTCCTGCTGCCAACAAAACAGCAAAGGGCCAAGACGGGGGTCCAGAAAGGCCCCTGCCCCGTCTTTACAGAGACCTTCAAGTTCAGCTGCGTGGAGTCAGAGACCATCGGCAGCTATGCCGTCCGTTTCCGCCTGTACAGCGTGCGCCGCATGAGGAAAGAGAGGGTGATGGGGGAGAAGGTGTTTTACCTCACCAAACTCAACCTTCAGGGCAAGATGTCTGTGCCTGTAACTCTGGACCCTGGCTGCACACTCAAG GGCTGTGGTTCCCTTCGGAGCGTGTCCTGCAGCGAAGGGGTGTCGTCCTATCGGTCAGCGGGACCGACGACCAGGCCCGAGATCCTCCTCGGGCTCCTCTACAGTTCCACCACAGGCCGGCTTTCCGTGGAGGTTATCAAGGGAAGCCATTTTAGGGACATGGCTCCTGGCAAACCACCCA CCCTGTCTGATGGGCTGTTCTGTTGCCTGAAACACTTCATAGGAGGGCAGCTATACATAATCCCAG ACACATACGTGAAGCTCACCATGATGAACTCAATGGGCCAGGAGATGTCCAAGTGCAAGACGTCCACCTGCCGAGGGCAGCCGGACCCCACGTACAAGGAGACGTTCGCCTTCCAGGTGGCGCTCTTCCAGCTGTCGGAGGTGACACTCCTGCTGTCGGTGTACACCAGGCGGGGGGTGAAGCGCAGAGACAGAGTGGGCTGGGTCTCTCTCGGCCTCAACAGCTCCGGTGAAGTGGAGACCTCGCACTGGGCCCAGATGAGGGAAGCAGAGGGACAGCAGGTGTGTCGGTGGTTAACTCTCTTGGATACCTAG
- the LOC133128606 gene encoding synaptotagmin-14-like isoform X4, with product MAFFRSFQQSLPSVSSILDSVSTAVDDLTSAVGDVTYTVSDQLAEQVTTLMNKVHTEEEESAGREEEASGQTGGCRSSSDRSRDPKPRTKDHNMRSMPSAETSAISDQSPIEGIRGEKYRRKKAQKVEDGTSEAEARGDMLVEEGWSHSSSKEKAQKHRDYSNKGGSSPLGGGRSQKFQEEITTSSTDRVTRKDNLIPNGETINGACQRDSGRESPTPYSKGGKEGTRQLAKANIKERMEEEKSEEKEIAFDTMQTHNKKTGVLEESKSPKSGKEDTKKAARSRKSQKDSSGKNSRICGDGTRKEKSRQDTGEDGDLWESSSESDSEKTKKPAESVCRSQTVHGTDSQCQQSYGWETQQKYSPQSTQYGGYSSEASTEDANCIQRINRSPTLEEQRPPPYQDEQGSPCVPHGPPDARRGKRDPYRRSAPAKRHSHARRTSDGSDDHETKAHHKEQEEDVPSDSTAVLGQEDMSAHGSALLLSKGYEPEPLAKYGTLDVAFDYDSGEQRLAVTVTAATDIPALRRTGNVSWQVHLVLLPTKQQRAKTGVQKGPCPVFTETFKFSCVESETIGSYAVRFRLYSVRRMRKERVMGEKVFYLTKLNLQGKMSVPVTLDPGCTLKGCGSLRSVSCSEGVSSYRSAGPTTRPEILLGLLYSSTTGRLSVEVIKGSHFRDMAPGKPPNTYVKLTMMNSMGQEMSKCKTSTCRGQPDPTYKETFAFQVALFQLSEVTLLLSVYTRRGVKRRDRVGWVSLGLNSSGEVETSHWAQMREAEGQQVCRWLTLLDT from the exons ATGGCGTTCTTCAGGAGCTTCCAGCAGAGCCTGCCATCTGTCTCCTCCATTCTGGACTCCGTCTCCACTGCGGTGGACGACCTCACGAGCGCCGTGGGTGACGTCACCTACACTGTGAGTGACCAGCTGGCGGAGCAGGTGACCACTCTGATGAACAAGGTACatactgaggaggaggagagtgctGGAAGGGAGGAGGAGGCGTCTGGTCAGACAGGAGGGTGCAGGTCCTCGTCGGACCGCTCAAGAGATCCAAAGCCTCGCACCAAAGACCACAATATGAGGTCCATGCCCTCTGCCGAGACCTCCGCTATATCAGACCAAAGCCCCATTGAGGGAATCCGGGGGGAGAAGTACAGGAGGAAGAAAGCTCAAAAGGTAGAAGACGGTACATCTGAGGCAGAAGCCAGAGGCGACATGCTGGTGGAAGAGGGATGGTCACACTCCAGCAGTAAAGAAAAGGCCCAAAAGCACAGAGACTACTCTAATAAAGGTGGCTCATCTCCTTTGGGGGGTGGGAGAAGCCAGAAATTCCAAGAGGAAATTACCACCTCTTCTACAGATAGGGTCACCAGAAAGGACAATCTCATACCAAATGGAGAGACAATCAATGGAGCCTGTCAGAGAGATAGCGGAAGAGAATCCCCCACTCCTTATTCgaaaggaggaaaggaggggacCCGACAACTGGCAAAGGCAAATATAAAAGAAAGAATGGAAGAGGAGAAGAGTGAAGAGAAGGAGATTGCCTTTGACACCATGCAGACACATAACAAGAAGACAGGAGTGTTGGAGGAGTCAAAGTCTCCCAAATCAGGGAAAGAGGACACAAAGAAGGCGGCTCGATCCAGAAAGAGTCAGAAAGATTCCTCCGGAAAAAACTCTAGGATATGTGGCGATGGTACCAGGAAAGAGAAAAGCAGACAGGACACTGGTGAAG ATGGGGACTTGTGGGAGTCCTCCTCCGAAAGTGATAGTGAGAAAACAAAGAAGCCAGCCGAGTCTGTGTGTCGCTCACAAACAGTACATGGGACAGACTCCCAGTGCCAGCAGAGCTATGGCTGGGAGACCCAGCAGAAATACAGCCCCCAGTCTACACAGTATGGCGGCTACAGCAGTGAAGCATCCACTGAGGATG CAAACTGCATCCAGAGGATAAACCGCAGCCCCACGCTGGAGGAGCAGCGGCCACCCCCCTACCAGGACGAGCAGGGTTCACCCTGCGTGCCCCACGGGCCCCCAGACGCACGGCGTGGCAAGAGAGACCCTTATCGCCGGAGCGCTCCCGCCAAACGCCATTCCCACGCCAGGCGCACCAGCGACGGCAGTGACGACCACGAGACCAAGGCCCACcacaaggagcaggaggaggacgtGCCGAGCGACAGCACCGCCGTTCTGGGCCAGGAG GATATGTCAGCTCATGGATCAGCCCTGCTTCTCTCCAAAGGCTACGAGCCAGAACCCCTCGCCAAATATGGCACCCTGGACGTGGCCTTTGACTATGACTCAGGAGAGCAGAGGCTGGCGGTAACAGTGACGGCGGCGACGGACATCCCAGCCCTCAGGCGCACGGGGAACGTGTCCTGGCAGGTACACCTGGTCCTGCTGCCAACAAAACAGCAAAGGGCCAAGACGGGGGTCCAGAAAGGCCCCTGCCCCGTCTTTACAGAGACCTTCAAGTTCAGCTGCGTGGAGTCAGAGACCATCGGCAGCTATGCCGTCCGTTTCCGCCTGTACAGCGTGCGCCGCATGAGGAAAGAGAGGGTGATGGGGGAGAAGGTGTTTTACCTCACCAAACTCAACCTTCAGGGCAAGATGTCTGTGCCTGTAACTCTGGACCCTGGCTGCACACTCAAG GGCTGTGGTTCCCTTCGGAGCGTGTCCTGCAGCGAAGGGGTGTCGTCCTATCGGTCAGCGGGACCGACGACCAGGCCCGAGATCCTCCTCGGGCTCCTCTACAGTTCCACCACAGGCCGGCTTTCCGTGGAGGTTATCAAGGGAAGCCATTTTAGGGACATGGCTCCTGGCAAACCACCCA ACACATACGTGAAGCTCACCATGATGAACTCAATGGGCCAGGAGATGTCCAAGTGCAAGACGTCCACCTGCCGAGGGCAGCCGGACCCCACGTACAAGGAGACGTTCGCCTTCCAGGTGGCGCTCTTCCAGCTGTCGGAGGTGACACTCCTGCTGTCGGTGTACACCAGGCGGGGGGTGAAGCGCAGAGACAGAGTGGGCTGGGTCTCTCTCGGCCTCAACAGCTCCGGTGAAGTGGAGACCTCGCACTGGGCCCAGATGAGGGAAGCAGAGGGACAGCAGGTGTGTCGGTGGTTAACTCTCTTGGATACCTAG
- the LOC133128606 gene encoding synaptotagmin-14-like isoform X3, whose amino-acid sequence MAFFRSFQQSLPSVSSILDSVSTAVDDLTSAVGDVTYTVSDQLAEQVTTLMNKVHTEEEESAGREEEASGQTGGCRSSSDRSRDPKPRTKDHNMRSMPSAETSAISDQSPIEGIRGEKYRRKKAQKVEDGTSEAEARGDMLVEEGWSHSSSKEKAQKHRDYSNKGGSSPLGGGRSQKFQEEITTSSTDRVTRKDNLIPNGETINGACQRDSGRESPTPYSKGGKEGTRQLAKANIKERMEEEKSEEKEIAFDTMQTHNKKTGVLEESKSPKSGKEDTKKAARSRKSQKDSSGKNSRICGDGTRKEKSRQDTGEDGDLWESSSESDSEKTKKPAESVCRSQTVHGTDSQCQQSYGWETQQKYSPQSTQYGGYSSEASTEDANCIQRINRSPTLEEQRPPPYQDEQGSPCVPHGPPDARRGKRDPYRRSAPAKRHSHARRTSDGSDDHETKAHHKEQEEDVPSDSTAVLGQEDMSAHGSALLLSKGYEPEPLAKYGTLDVAFDYDSGEQRLAVTVTAATDIPALRRTGNVSWQVHLVLLPTKQQRAKTGVQKGPCPVFTETFKFSCVESETIGSYAVRFRLYSVRRMRKERVMGEKVFYLTKLNLQGKMSVPVTLDPGCTLKQGCGSLRSVSCSEGVSSYRSAGPTTRPEILLGLLYSSTTGRLSVEVIKGSHFRDMAPGKPPNTYVKLTMMNSMGQEMSKCKTSTCRGQPDPTYKETFAFQVALFQLSEVTLLLSVYTRRGVKRRDRVGWVSLGLNSSGEVETSHWAQMREAEGQQVCRWLTLLDT is encoded by the exons ATGGCGTTCTTCAGGAGCTTCCAGCAGAGCCTGCCATCTGTCTCCTCCATTCTGGACTCCGTCTCCACTGCGGTGGACGACCTCACGAGCGCCGTGGGTGACGTCACCTACACTGTGAGTGACCAGCTGGCGGAGCAGGTGACCACTCTGATGAACAAGGTACatactgaggaggaggagagtgctGGAAGGGAGGAGGAGGCGTCTGGTCAGACAGGAGGGTGCAGGTCCTCGTCGGACCGCTCAAGAGATCCAAAGCCTCGCACCAAAGACCACAATATGAGGTCCATGCCCTCTGCCGAGACCTCCGCTATATCAGACCAAAGCCCCATTGAGGGAATCCGGGGGGAGAAGTACAGGAGGAAGAAAGCTCAAAAGGTAGAAGACGGTACATCTGAGGCAGAAGCCAGAGGCGACATGCTGGTGGAAGAGGGATGGTCACACTCCAGCAGTAAAGAAAAGGCCCAAAAGCACAGAGACTACTCTAATAAAGGTGGCTCATCTCCTTTGGGGGGTGGGAGAAGCCAGAAATTCCAAGAGGAAATTACCACCTCTTCTACAGATAGGGTCACCAGAAAGGACAATCTCATACCAAATGGAGAGACAATCAATGGAGCCTGTCAGAGAGATAGCGGAAGAGAATCCCCCACTCCTTATTCgaaaggaggaaaggaggggacCCGACAACTGGCAAAGGCAAATATAAAAGAAAGAATGGAAGAGGAGAAGAGTGAAGAGAAGGAGATTGCCTTTGACACCATGCAGACACATAACAAGAAGACAGGAGTGTTGGAGGAGTCAAAGTCTCCCAAATCAGGGAAAGAGGACACAAAGAAGGCGGCTCGATCCAGAAAGAGTCAGAAAGATTCCTCCGGAAAAAACTCTAGGATATGTGGCGATGGTACCAGGAAAGAGAAAAGCAGACAGGACACTGGTGAAG ATGGGGACTTGTGGGAGTCCTCCTCCGAAAGTGATAGTGAGAAAACAAAGAAGCCAGCCGAGTCTGTGTGTCGCTCACAAACAGTACATGGGACAGACTCCCAGTGCCAGCAGAGCTATGGCTGGGAGACCCAGCAGAAATACAGCCCCCAGTCTACACAGTATGGCGGCTACAGCAGTGAAGCATCCACTGAGGATG CAAACTGCATCCAGAGGATAAACCGCAGCCCCACGCTGGAGGAGCAGCGGCCACCCCCCTACCAGGACGAGCAGGGTTCACCCTGCGTGCCCCACGGGCCCCCAGACGCACGGCGTGGCAAGAGAGACCCTTATCGCCGGAGCGCTCCCGCCAAACGCCATTCCCACGCCAGGCGCACCAGCGACGGCAGTGACGACCACGAGACCAAGGCCCACcacaaggagcaggaggaggacgtGCCGAGCGACAGCACCGCCGTTCTGGGCCAGGAG GATATGTCAGCTCATGGATCAGCCCTGCTTCTCTCCAAAGGCTACGAGCCAGAACCCCTCGCCAAATATGGCACCCTGGACGTGGCCTTTGACTATGACTCAGGAGAGCAGAGGCTGGCGGTAACAGTGACGGCGGCGACGGACATCCCAGCCCTCAGGCGCACGGGGAACGTGTCCTGGCAGGTACACCTGGTCCTGCTGCCAACAAAACAGCAAAGGGCCAAGACGGGGGTCCAGAAAGGCCCCTGCCCCGTCTTTACAGAGACCTTCAAGTTCAGCTGCGTGGAGTCAGAGACCATCGGCAGCTATGCCGTCCGTTTCCGCCTGTACAGCGTGCGCCGCATGAGGAAAGAGAGGGTGATGGGGGAGAAGGTGTTTTACCTCACCAAACTCAACCTTCAGGGCAAGATGTCTGTGCCTGTAACTCTGGACCCTGGCTGCACACTCAAG CAGGGCTGTGGTTCCCTTCGGAGCGTGTCCTGCAGCGAAGGGGTGTCGTCCTATCGGTCAGCGGGACCGACGACCAGGCCCGAGATCCTCCTCGGGCTCCTCTACAGTTCCACCACAGGCCGGCTTTCCGTGGAGGTTATCAAGGGAAGCCATTTTAGGGACATGGCTCCTGGCAAACCACCCA ACACATACGTGAAGCTCACCATGATGAACTCAATGGGCCAGGAGATGTCCAAGTGCAAGACGTCCACCTGCCGAGGGCAGCCGGACCCCACGTACAAGGAGACGTTCGCCTTCCAGGTGGCGCTCTTCCAGCTGTCGGAGGTGACACTCCTGCTGTCGGTGTACACCAGGCGGGGGGTGAAGCGCAGAGACAGAGTGGGCTGGGTCTCTCTCGGCCTCAACAGCTCCGGTGAAGTGGAGACCTCGCACTGGGCCCAGATGAGGGAAGCAGAGGGACAGCAGGTGTGTCGGTGGTTAACTCTCTTGGATACCTAG